One Chryseobacterium sp. StRB126 genomic region harbors:
- a CDS encoding TfoX/Sxy family protein: protein MAYNIELADRVREWLANVNDSKIEEKKMFGGLAFLVNDKMCINISHDNLMCRYNPEREDEVAEKTGFLPMIMRGKQLKEYCYVEPIGFQKPEDFEYWMQICLDYNKIAKASKKK from the coding sequence ATGGCTTATAATATTGAACTGGCAGACAGGGTTCGCGAATGGTTGGCCAATGTAAACGATAGTAAGATTGAGGAAAAGAAAATGTTCGGTGGGCTGGCATTTCTGGTGAATGATAAAATGTGTATCAACATCAGTCACGACAATCTGATGTGCCGCTACAATCCCGAAAGGGAAGACGAAGTTGCGGAGAAAACAGGCTTTCTTCCTATGATTATGAGAGGAAAACAGCTAAAAGAATACTGTTATGTTGAACCCATCGGCTTTCAGAAACCTGAAGATTTTGAATATTGGATGCAGATCTGTCTAGATTATAACAAAATAGCAAAGGCTTCGAAGAAGAAGTAA
- a CDS encoding DNA polymerase beta superfamily protein has protein sequence MTIQDLKNKNLLLFEAISGSRAFGLATETSDTDIRGVYYLPKKDFFGLNYIPQISNETNDITYYEIGRFVELLQKNNPNILEVLASPEDCILYTHPLMDLLKSEDFLSKLCKDTFAGYAVSQIKKAKGLHKKILNPIDKERKSILDFCFILDGQGSVSLKKWLSEHGKVQEKCGLTAIDHTKGMFALFYDDSQTLGYKGIIQHEEANQVSVSSVPKDKRPEAYLFSNLDAYSTYCKDYREYWKWVEERNEDRYNVNQTHGQNYDSKNMMHTIRLLQSCEQIFRNHSLQIRVNNRDELLDIKAGNWSYEAIVEKAENLIESIEHHHSLSLLPESPDLEKTTKILVQIREQLYGKS, from the coding sequence AAGCCGCGCTTTCGGGCTGGCCACTGAAACTTCGGATACGGATATCCGTGGAGTATATTATTTACCAAAGAAAGATTTCTTTGGGCTGAACTACATTCCACAGATTTCCAATGAGACGAATGATATTACTTATTATGAAATCGGGAGGTTTGTGGAACTGTTGCAAAAGAATAATCCTAATATTCTGGAGGTTTTGGCAAGTCCTGAGGATTGTATTCTGTACACACATCCGTTGATGGATCTGCTGAAATCAGAAGATTTTCTCTCCAAACTATGCAAAGATACCTTTGCCGGATATGCTGTTTCCCAGATTAAAAAGGCTAAAGGTCTTCATAAAAAGATCTTAAATCCTATCGATAAAGAGAGAAAATCTATTCTTGACTTCTGCTTCATCCTGGACGGTCAAGGTTCTGTTTCTCTGAAAAAATGGCTTTCGGAGCATGGGAAAGTTCAGGAAAAATGCGGATTGACGGCTATTGATCATACCAAAGGAATGTTTGCATTATTCTATGATGATTCGCAGACACTAGGTTATAAGGGAATTATCCAACATGAAGAAGCCAACCAGGTTTCTGTATCTTCTGTTCCAAAAGATAAAAGACCGGAAGCTTATCTGTTCTCTAATCTGGATGCCTACTCCACCTACTGCAAAGATTACAGGGAATATTGGAAATGGGTAGAAGAACGCAATGAAGACCGATACAACGTCAACCAAACGCATGGACAAAACTATGACAGCAAAAATATGATGCATACCATCCGTTTGCTGCAGTCATGCGAACAGATTTTTAGGAATCATTCGCTCCAAATCCGTGTAAACAACAGAGATGAATTACTGGATATTAAAGCCGGAAACTGGTCTTATGAGGCTATCGTAGAAAAAGCAGAAAACCTTATTGAATCTATTGAGCATCATCATTCCCTTTCCCTTCTTCCTGAATCACCTGATCTGGAAAAAACAACCAAGATCCTGGTTCAGATAAGAGAACAATTATATGGGAAATCATAA
- a CDS encoding helix-turn-helix domain-containing protein: MPIIVNLDVMLAKRKMQSKELAEKLGITPVNLSILKTGKAKGVRFDTLEAICKILECQPGDILEYKE; encoded by the coding sequence ATGCCAATTATAGTCAACTTAGATGTGATGCTAGCCAAACGAAAAATGCAGAGTAAAGAATTGGCAGAAAAACTGGGAATTACTCCTGTTAACCTCTCTATCCTCAAAACCGGAAAAGCTAAGGGCGTACGTTTCGATACTCTGGAAGCCATCTGCAAAATCCTGGAATGCCAGCCCGGAGATATTCTGGAGTATAAAGAATAA
- a CDS encoding DUF2975 domain-containing protein, translating to MNQTKIISRILFYICSILSAGYLITALYALLCLTTGFSVTPYGNGQYLHIHYPFTQQPFLNIEDNYPYIIFSFMLVLIPYGIFFWLSAKVFKVFFQPKLFTKEHIKQLKRFYLFNIFIPLPLVIVASFFVEVESIIWGLVFIHFMLGIFCLFLANIFKQGLHLQNEQDLII from the coding sequence ATGAATCAGACCAAAATTATTTCCAGAATTTTATTTTATATCTGCTCCATTTTGTCTGCGGGATATTTAATAACAGCATTGTATGCTCTGCTATGTCTTACCACAGGGTTCTCGGTAACGCCTTATGGTAATGGTCAATATTTACATATTCATTATCCGTTTACCCAACAACCCTTTCTGAATATAGAAGATAATTATCCTTATATCATTTTTTCGTTTATGTTGGTCCTAATTCCTTATGGGATCTTTTTCTGGCTATCAGCAAAGGTTTTCAAGGTATTTTTCCAGCCTAAACTTTTTACAAAAGAACATATAAAACAACTTAAGAGATTTTACCTTTTTAATATTTTCATCCCGCTTCCTCTGGTTATCGTCGCGAGTTTCTTTGTGGAAGTAGAAAGTATCATCTGGGGACTGGTGTTTATTCACTTTATGCTTGGAATTTTCTGTCTGTTTCTTGCGAATATCTTTAAGCAAGGGCTACATTTGCAAAACGAACAAGACCTAATTATATAA
- a CDS encoding M23 family metallopeptidase, whose amino-acid sequence MGKLTIIGNDKPVIGKQEMYSVSSVNDWLNPLKLIKNPLQVSKTHWEVMVQTKTGWRKGGSDKEGQMVPYIFGQKSLLHKGIKITVHQGDDEGELIIHPQRAKEPKITRVELLDANYKPIPKGKKLSYKDTIIARAYCVEMFEMNIAFTLWEDDAQGEGHNPTVNALNKINPVPVLSRVNEKGMAEAVFRLPFYTMAVMIANARTASGDKSEGATHEYYVTADVVSKHIQKASPNINVVNPTHNTEPPRKREVPKGHTSSPAKSKTTPAPEKHRPKSDSPKFPVTTGGKKADDPQGKILSAEFVDKAGNRLHSSKVGTTVFMKITAKDMKNKKVKVKIWEEDNIKWTNDPIFEKDYELLYDKNFIWIVLTKKMFIEGNDGGSDSAKQDYFIEVIHNDTSVNSVVISVSADAEPTKVESGDSATMVKEPKQGKVATSCVCQQYDLVWGKKIDCNERKKVIEVAKNLNVDPNWLMTVMALETIETFRPSIDNGVGYVGLIQFGKEAAKTIKTTQDQLIKMSFIEQMDYVQKHLVSNKAKYKTLTDLYLAVLYPSACGHGSEKDYVVLHGAAYRNNPLFFKEKGEWEWAYKTNKKGKQIKYKKATDPDGNTYVWEVAAAAQEVYNRGLGVKENQFSCGVNKEERSFNGKCAKDCSQCFEYADVVINPKVNDQSGNKNHNRYHKAQRTRSDGSKYFHTGTDILAIVGTEVHSMMCGEVIHTRSELPQNDRVKGYESSTSYGNTVTIKSKDKDGKTVYAFYAHLSKINVKVGQKVKHNEIIGLSGSTGNAMHIEVQHRHVHVEAGTDYEIYSGGNKCKLKNRINPENYMKSKFDNKGNTL is encoded by the coding sequence ATGGGAAAATTAACAATCATCGGAAACGACAAGCCTGTGATAGGAAAACAGGAAATGTATTCTGTTTCCTCGGTCAATGACTGGCTAAATCCCTTAAAGCTTATTAAAAATCCTTTGCAGGTCTCCAAAACGCATTGGGAAGTTATGGTGCAAACTAAAACAGGCTGGAGAAAAGGAGGAAGCGATAAAGAAGGTCAAATGGTTCCTTATATTTTCGGGCAGAAAAGCTTACTCCATAAAGGGATAAAAATTACGGTACATCAGGGAGATGATGAAGGAGAACTTATTATCCATCCGCAGCGGGCTAAAGAACCCAAAATAACCAGAGTAGAACTTTTGGATGCCAATTATAAACCTATTCCAAAAGGTAAAAAGTTAAGCTATAAAGACACCATTATTGCAAGGGCATATTGTGTAGAAATGTTCGAGATGAATATTGCATTTACCCTTTGGGAAGATGATGCTCAGGGAGAAGGACACAATCCTACAGTAAATGCTTTGAATAAAATAAACCCTGTACCTGTTCTTAGCAGAGTAAATGAGAAAGGAATGGCAGAAGCTGTTTTCAGACTGCCTTTTTACACAATGGCAGTAATGATAGCCAATGCACGCACTGCATCAGGCGATAAAAGCGAGGGAGCAACCCATGAATATTATGTAACGGCTGATGTAGTTAGCAAACATATACAAAAAGCAAGTCCTAATATTAATGTCGTTAACCCTACTCATAATACAGAACCTCCAAGAAAAAGAGAGGTTCCTAAAGGGCATACCTCTTCACCAGCAAAGTCTAAAACGACGCCGGCTCCGGAGAAACACAGACCCAAGTCAGATTCTCCAAAATTCCCCGTAACCACAGGCGGAAAAAAGGCTGATGACCCCCAAGGAAAGATCTTGAGTGCTGAATTTGTGGATAAAGCTGGAAATAGACTTCATTCCTCGAAAGTAGGGACAACCGTATTCATGAAGATTACCGCAAAGGATATGAAGAATAAAAAAGTGAAGGTGAAAATATGGGAGGAAGACAATATCAAATGGACTAATGATCCGATTTTTGAGAAAGATTATGAATTGCTTTACGACAAAAATTTCATCTGGATTGTTTTAACAAAAAAAATGTTTATCGAAGGCAATGATGGCGGTAGTGATAGCGCAAAACAGGATTATTTTATAGAAGTGATCCATAATGATACTTCCGTAAACTCTGTCGTTATATCTGTGAGTGCAGATGCTGAGCCTACAAAGGTGGAGAGTGGGGATAGTGCAACGATGGTGAAAGAACCGAAGCAAGGGAAAGTTGCTACTAGTTGTGTTTGTCAGCAATATGATCTAGTCTGGGGTAAAAAAATTGATTGTAATGAAAGAAAAAAGGTTATTGAGGTTGCCAAAAATCTGAATGTCGATCCTAATTGGTTAATGACAGTAATGGCATTGGAAACAATTGAAACTTTTAGGCCCTCTATTGATAATGGTGTTGGATATGTTGGATTAATTCAATTTGGAAAAGAAGCTGCTAAAACGATAAAAACTACACAAGATCAATTGATCAAAATGTCTTTTATAGAGCAAATGGACTATGTACAGAAACATTTAGTATCTAATAAAGCGAAGTACAAAACACTAACAGACCTATATTTGGCTGTTTTATATCCAAGTGCGTGTGGACATGGTTCCGAAAAAGATTATGTAGTTTTGCATGGAGCAGCATATAGAAATAATCCATTATTCTTTAAAGAAAAAGGTGAATGGGAATGGGCATATAAAACAAACAAAAAGGGAAAACAAATAAAATATAAAAAAGCGACAGATCCAGATGGAAATACCTATGTTTGGGAAGTTGCAGCAGCAGCTCAAGAGGTTTATAATAGAGGATTAGGTGTAAAAGAAAATCAATTCAGTTGTGGTGTAAATAAAGAAGAAAGATCCTTTAATGGGAAATGTGCAAAAGATTGTTCACAATGTTTTGAATATGCAGACGTAGTTATTAATCCTAAAGTTAATGATCAAAGTGGTAATAAAAATCATAACCGTTATCATAAAGCACAAAGAACACGTTCAGATGGTTCAAAATATTTTCATACAGGAACAGACATTCTTGCGATTGTTGGAACAGAAGTTCATTCTATGATGTGTGGAGAGGTAATTCACACCCGCTCAGAATTGCCACAAAATGATAGAGTAAAAGGTTATGAATCTTCTACTAGCTATGGTAACACTGTTACAATTAAATCAAAAGATAAAGATGGTAAAACAGTATATGCTTTTTACGCCCATTTATCAAAGATAAATGTTAAAGTTGGTCAAAAGGTAAAGCATAATGAAATTATTGGTCTGTCAGGAAGTACAGGTAATGCTATGCACATAGAAGTACAACATAGACACGTCCATGTAGAGGCTGGAACTGATTATGAAATTTATAGCGGAGGGAATAAATGTAAGCTTAAAAATAGAATAAACCCTGAGAATTATATGAAATCTAAATTTGATAACAAAGGAAACACTTTATGA
- a CDS encoding DUF4280 domain-containing protein: MSENTSPHDGKYFVIQKGKAQCNQGNQFPQFKVTSHQKHYWNNKEGQADYLAVTEDDLQFTPSGPSFGQCKLKPSSGGYLPCAFAPAGKWRKPYEKVKVMNKSCITELSELMCATGGKITIKDHGQTAEMTRQNIRNADPKEQQNINPLLYYKEFQDEQEEDLNICE; encoded by the coding sequence ATGTCAGAAAATACTTCCCCTCACGATGGTAAATATTTCGTGATCCAAAAAGGAAAAGCCCAGTGTAATCAAGGGAATCAGTTTCCTCAGTTCAAAGTCACCTCACACCAAAAGCATTATTGGAATAACAAAGAAGGACAAGCTGATTATTTAGCTGTTACAGAAGATGATTTACAGTTTACCCCATCTGGTCCCAGCTTTGGGCAGTGCAAGCTGAAACCAAGTTCCGGTGGTTATTTACCTTGTGCTTTTGCTCCTGCAGGAAAATGGCGGAAGCCTTATGAGAAAGTAAAGGTTATGAACAAAAGTTGTATCACAGAGCTATCTGAGCTTATGTGTGCAACAGGTGGGAAAATTACGATTAAAGATCATGGGCAAACTGCGGAGATGACCCGGCAGAATATCAGGAATGCAGATCCCAAAGAACAACAGAATATCAATCCACTGCTTTACTACAAGGAATTTCAGGATGAACAGGAAGAAGATTTAAATATCTGCGAATAA
- a CDS encoding ABC transporter permease/M1 family aminopeptidase, whose protein sequence is MNAIFSFEVRRNTKHWLTYLIILILVFLGIFCGNQFNLSVGEGIYLNAPYTIGFMTGMLSLSAIFFATIYALQLLFKEQDSRFDVVLFSFPLSKQTYLNGKLSAYFLQTFLSFSILMLGFIIGQSSRTGSEMQEGFNLFHYLYPLLIFGLVNTLLVCSFLFLIAFIFRKKLLVVIGGLLLYVFYMVILLFSNSPFMAGAMPQSLEAQQISALLDPFGLSSYFLDAKLLTAEQKNIQIVPITGYLLFNRIFCLLISISLLWLSLKQFSFSNISKQKVKKTALKTDSPPKIFKSEYTSVQTGYGRIPSIHSLLSFAKIDLIYLFKSVTVPAISILLVFAVGMEMYAEIEKGIRLPQKYASSGLMATTISENFHLLGLLIAAYFLNDLYWRSKSSGFLLIENSTFLSKNKLAGHFISISILLFFFTAILIGEGIIFQIAYQYFHIDWSAYLAVFLFNTFPVILFSGFALLINSSIPNKFIALGITILAVFLLAGPVSDKLLSYPVLRIFSDFKGSYSDFNGYGIYEKAFGQRLLFGAGIIALLWLINGYIKFKKVSVLQSVFTVILLISGVLAGSYFMKGHIPKDAEKEMFNSVQYEKDFRKYENLPQPDITDIKTEIKLYPSQNAYEITGHYTLKNQTSQPIDKVLVNFNADLKLEKAILKSTSETITITGNTSEISLKKALKPNDTAILDFKISYQWFAVNGHQSFNAIIENGSFMRISRYYPIIGYQKDYEIQDQDVRNQYQLGKLRTMKKPEAPEVLKKDFINLDMTVSTEEHQTAVGTGDLIKKWTQSDRNYFQYQAKNIPFRFAVSSAEYELKSLNYKGIAIHIFYHKNHFENVDHLLKNVQLTLDYCQQNFGKYPFKTINFAEISSFTRGFAATAYPSAIFMPEDMVFHANIHADQKQDVINELAGHELSHLWWGNSQINPDDREGSVMLTETLAMYTEMMLYKKMHGKAKMMERLKVHQQIYDNEKGLSEDLPIYRATGDVSHISYSKGAVAMVKLSELVGENKVNAALKSFLDNNPYPKKPSSIDLLQEFYKVSPNDAVRKQIDGLFKNP, encoded by the coding sequence ATGAATGCCATCTTTTCTTTTGAAGTCAGACGCAATACCAAGCACTGGCTAACTTATCTTATTATCCTAATTCTTGTATTCCTCGGTATTTTCTGTGGGAATCAGTTCAACCTTTCTGTGGGAGAAGGAATCTATTTAAACGCTCCTTACACTATTGGATTTATGACCGGAATGCTGAGTCTTTCCGCCATTTTTTTTGCCACAATTTATGCTTTACAGCTTTTATTTAAAGAGCAGGATTCCCGGTTTGATGTAGTTCTGTTTTCATTTCCACTTTCAAAACAAACTTACCTGAATGGAAAATTATCGGCCTACTTTCTGCAGACATTTTTAAGCTTTTCAATTCTGATGCTTGGTTTTATCATTGGCCAAAGCTCACGTACCGGAAGTGAAATGCAGGAAGGATTTAATCTATTTCACTACCTCTACCCTTTGTTGATATTCGGATTGGTGAATACACTTTTGGTGTGCAGTTTTCTTTTTTTAATAGCTTTTATATTCAGGAAAAAACTATTGGTCGTCATTGGCGGGCTGTTATTATATGTTTTTTACATGGTTATTTTATTATTTTCCAATTCACCATTCATGGCAGGAGCTATGCCACAATCATTGGAAGCCCAGCAAATTTCAGCCCTACTTGATCCTTTTGGATTATCTTCTTATTTTCTGGATGCAAAATTACTTACTGCTGAACAAAAAAACATACAGATTGTACCCATCACAGGCTATTTACTCTTCAACAGGATTTTCTGTCTTTTGATATCTATAAGCTTACTATGGTTGAGTTTAAAACAATTTTCATTCTCTAATATTTCAAAACAAAAAGTAAAAAAAACAGCCTTAAAAACAGATTCTCCGCCAAAGATCTTCAAATCCGAATATACTTCAGTACAGACCGGATATGGAAGAATTCCTTCTATACACTCCCTATTATCCTTTGCAAAAATAGATCTGATCTATCTCTTCAAAAGCGTAACTGTTCCTGCAATTTCAATTCTCTTAGTATTTGCTGTGGGTATGGAAATGTATGCTGAAATTGAAAAAGGAATCCGCCTGCCACAGAAATATGCCAGCTCAGGACTTATGGCAACTACCATCTCTGAAAACTTTCATTTACTCGGGTTACTGATCGCTGCCTATTTTCTTAATGATCTGTATTGGAGATCGAAATCATCCGGATTTTTACTCATTGAAAACAGTACTTTTCTCTCAAAGAATAAACTGGCTGGGCATTTTATTTCCATCAGTATTTTGCTGTTCTTCTTTACAGCAATTTTAATTGGGGAAGGAATTATTTTTCAGATTGCTTATCAGTACTTTCATATCGATTGGAGTGCCTATCTCGCTGTTTTTCTTTTCAATACTTTTCCAGTGATCTTATTTTCAGGATTTGCTTTGTTAATCAACAGCAGCATTCCGAACAAATTTATTGCGCTGGGAATTACCATTCTTGCTGTTTTCCTACTTGCAGGCCCTGTTTCCGATAAGCTTCTTTCCTATCCTGTTTTAAGAATATTTTCAGACTTTAAAGGGAGTTACAGTGATTTCAACGGCTATGGAATTTATGAAAAAGCATTTGGACAAAGACTTTTATTTGGAGCTGGAATAATAGCTTTATTATGGCTGATTAATGGCTATATTAAGTTTAAAAAAGTTTCTGTTCTTCAATCTGTATTCACTGTTATCCTACTTATTTCAGGTGTTTTAGCTGGAAGCTATTTCATGAAAGGGCATATTCCTAAAGATGCTGAAAAAGAGATGTTCAATTCTGTTCAATATGAAAAGGATTTTCGTAAGTATGAAAACCTTCCACAGCCTGATATAACAGATATTAAAACTGAAATTAAGCTGTATCCTTCACAAAACGCCTATGAAATCACCGGTCATTATACCCTCAAAAACCAAACAAGTCAGCCCATTGATAAAGTTCTTGTCAATTTTAATGCTGATCTGAAGCTGGAAAAAGCGATTTTAAAGTCTACTTCTGAAACAATTACTATCACTGGAAATACATCCGAAATTTCATTAAAAAAAGCTTTAAAACCTAATGACACAGCTATTCTTGACTTCAAAATATCCTATCAATGGTTTGCCGTAAACGGACATCAGTCTTTTAATGCCATTATTGAGAACGGTTCTTTTATGAGAATCAGCAGATATTATCCAATTATTGGCTACCAGAAAGATTATGAAATTCAGGATCAGGATGTACGCAATCAATATCAATTGGGTAAATTAAGAACAATGAAGAAACCGGAAGCTCCGGAAGTACTCAAAAAAGATTTTATCAATCTTGATATGACCGTTTCCACCGAAGAACATCAAACCGCTGTAGGAACCGGTGATCTGATAAAGAAATGGACACAATCAGACCGGAATTATTTTCAGTATCAAGCCAAAAATATTCCTTTCCGTTTTGCTGTTTCTTCTGCGGAATATGAGCTAAAAAGCCTCAATTATAAAGGCATTGCTATCCATATTTTTTATCATAAAAATCATTTTGAAAATGTAGATCATCTTTTGAAAAACGTTCAGCTTACTTTGGATTATTGTCAGCAGAATTTTGGGAAATATCCATTCAAAACCATCAATTTTGCAGAAATATCGTCTTTTACCAGAGGTTTTGCAGCAACGGCCTATCCTTCTGCTATTTTTATGCCTGAAGACATGGTTTTTCACGCCAATATTCATGCGGATCAGAAGCAGGATGTAATTAATGAACTGGCAGGGCATGAACTCTCCCATCTTTGGTGGGGAAACAGTCAGATTAACCCCGATGACCGGGAAGGTTCCGTAATGCTCACAGAAACCCTTGCCATGTACACCGAAATGATGCTCTATAAAAAAATGCACGGAAAAGCAAAAATGATGGAAAGACTAAAGGTTCACCAACAAATCTACGATAACGAAAAAGGCTTATCCGAAGACCTTCCTATTTACAGGGCAACCGGAGATGTTTCTCATATCTCCTATTCCAAAGGAGCTGTTGCTATGGTGAAATTGAGTGAATTAGTTGGCGAAAACAAAGTAAATGCTGCCCTGAAGAGTTTCTTAGACAATAACCCATATCCTAAGAAACCAAGTTCTATAGATCTGCTTCAGGAATTCTATAAAGTATCTCCCAATGATGCTGTCCGAAAACAGATTGACGGATTATTTAAAAATCCTTGA
- a CDS encoding ABC transporter ATP-binding protein: MNTLSINNLTLTYKNSFQAIDNISLEINNGMFGLLGPNGAGKSSLMKTIVGLQKPSSGNIFFNDVDIVKNPEFIKQNLGFLPQDFGVYPKISAYDLLEHIAVLKGITDSKHRKKQILDLLEKVNLLDVQKKEVHTFSGGMKQRFGVAQALLGNPKIIIVDEPTAGLDPEERNRFNILLNDISQDIIVILSTHLVEDVRNLCSEIAVMNHGKILRKGDPKLLMAELEHKIWSRSIDNNDLENYYSHYEVISRQLIERNHHITIFSEETPEDFNAVNPLLEHFYFYTLTQKP, from the coding sequence ATGAATACCTTATCCATTAACAACCTTACTCTTACGTATAAAAATAGTTTTCAAGCCATTGACAACATTTCTCTGGAAATCAACAACGGAATGTTTGGACTTTTAGGTCCGAATGGAGCCGGCAAATCATCCCTGATGAAAACCATTGTAGGATTGCAGAAACCCAGCTCAGGAAACATTTTTTTTAATGACGTTGATATCGTTAAAAATCCTGAATTCATCAAACAAAACTTAGGATTTCTCCCTCAGGATTTTGGAGTTTATCCCAAAATTTCTGCGTATGATCTTTTAGAACATATTGCTGTGCTGAAAGGAATTACAGACAGTAAACATCGTAAAAAACAGATTCTCGATCTGCTTGAAAAAGTGAATCTTTTAGATGTTCAAAAGAAGGAAGTTCATACTTTCTCCGGTGGAATGAAGCAACGTTTTGGTGTAGCTCAGGCATTATTAGGAAATCCAAAGATTATTATTGTAGATGAACCTACAGCGGGCTTAGATCCTGAAGAGCGAAACCGTTTCAATATTCTCCTGAATGATATTAGCCAGGATATCATTGTTATTCTTTCCACTCATTTGGTGGAAGATGTAAGGAATTTATGCTCAGAAATTGCGGTGATGAATCATGGGAAAATCCTTAGAAAAGGTGACCCCAAGCTATTAATGGCAGAATTGGAACACAAAATATGGTCCCGTTCTATTGATAACAATGATCTGGAAAACTATTACTCCCATTACGAAGTCATCAGCAGACAATTGATAGAGAGAAATCATCATATCACCATATTTTCCGAAGAAACTCCTGAAGATTTCAATGCAGTAAATCCTTTACTGGAGCACTTTTACTTTTATACTTTAACGCAAAAACCTTAG